Proteins encoded in a region of the Mucispirillum schaedleri ASF457 genome:
- a CDS encoding polymorphic toxin type 44 domain-containing protein has protein sequence MYVNKTGEIFESKISNGRASFYYNPEETNSNQKVLFSFNKADFASKKAANSKSLDFMLINKTDRKNKKAERTFNINLMDVFHNVIDKIELVNIDELSAKDDFFICEHHFNVHTSSEYIDKIQWGYFTIPLNQLNILYDKDKILNCKEIEYINTGDYFHFTPSSIFNEEKRKQLHQNQEIVIVAAIYNKSLIFLKGLKGYNFYIIFPDKKPIFNKLYLSEKYTSYYGRSLYVINVENEAEYLYNKDPELCLKGNPKDDNIKKLYTFGIKIEADNYDNNFNHFSYGIAGLKWLKITIRTDLKSNYKKEDDNNREIWELSLKEACKEIIDKYKNNPLDIDFASFSTDKIEVTGNVSVIAATEYISKSVSEIKEAYQRKIIYNKVKNIYYYVLNNSEQECAVILCPFVERAVLEQGKYIQLGFDAVDVANYMAGEIENNLKSSVAQDIIRFSNPFYDMIPLYGTAQPYFLFYEAVKTDSFWDHKWQLSALFPSMGLSRRYHHVYIDKEIPYDVWSNIDFGVAGKYCRFSENTLLDGADLAQKESNHSFTKGDTQCDKAAIKIGFSIYDKYVKGSFINAYDILSYIVGNDLLKYYFQNGECPDE, from the coding sequence ATGTATGTAAATAAAACAGGAGAAATATTTGAGAGCAAAATAAGCAATGGCAGAGCATCCTTTTATTATAACCCAGAGGAAACAAACAGTAACCAGAAAGTATTGTTTTCTTTTAATAAGGCAGATTTTGCAAGTAAAAAAGCAGCTAACAGCAAAAGTTTAGATTTTATGCTGATAAATAAGACAGACAGGAAAAATAAAAAAGCAGAAAGAACTTTTAATATAAATTTAATGGATGTGTTTCATAATGTTATAGATAAAATAGAACTTGTTAATATAGATGAGTTATCTGCAAAAGATGATTTTTTTATCTGTGAACATCATTTTAATGTTCATACATCTTCAGAGTATATAGATAAAATCCAATGGGGATATTTTACTATACCACTCAATCAATTAAATATACTGTATGATAAAGATAAAATATTAAATTGTAAAGAAATAGAATATATCAATACAGGAGATTATTTTCATTTTACACCAAGCAGTATATTTAATGAAGAAAAAAGAAAACAGCTGCATCAAAATCAAGAGATAGTAATAGTAGCTGCAATATATAATAAATCATTAATATTTCTTAAAGGTTTGAAAGGATATAATTTTTATATAATCTTTCCTGATAAAAAACCGATATTTAATAAGCTTTACTTATCAGAAAAATATACATCCTATTATGGCAGGTCATTGTATGTTATCAATGTTGAAAATGAAGCAGAATATTTATACAATAAAGACCCAGAATTATGCTTGAAAGGTAATCCAAAAGATGATAATATTAAAAAACTATATACTTTTGGCATAAAAATAGAAGCCGACAATTATGATAATAATTTCAACCATTTTTCATATGGTATAGCAGGTTTGAAATGGTTAAAAATCACTATACGAACAGATTTAAAATCAAATTACAAGAAAGAAGATGATAATAATAGAGAAATATGGGAATTATCGTTAAAAGAAGCCTGCAAAGAAATAATAGATAAATATAAAAATAATCCATTAGATATAGATTTTGCATCCTTTAGCACAGATAAAATAGAAGTTACAGGTAATGTGAGTGTTATAGCAGCAACAGAGTATATCTCTAAATCTGTTTCAGAAATAAAAGAAGCATATCAAAGAAAGATTATTTACAATAAAGTAAAAAATATTTATTATTATGTGCTAAATAATAGCGAGCAGGAATGTGCAGTTATCTTATGTCCATTTGTAGAAAGGGCAGTATTAGAACAAGGTAAATATATTCAGCTTGGTTTTGATGCAGTTGATGTAGCAAATTATATGGCAGGGGAAATTGAAAATAATTTAAAAAGCAGTGTTGCTCAAGATATTATAAGGTTCTCAAATCCATTTTATGATATGATACCGTTATATGGAACAGCTCAACCATATTTTTTATTTTATGAAGCAGTTAAAACAGATAGTTTTTGGGACCATAAGTGGCAGTTATCAGCCTTGTTTCCAAGTATGGGCTTATCAAGGCGTTATCATCATGTATATATAGATAAAGAAATCCCATATGATGTATGGTCAAATATAGATTTTGGTGTGGCAGGTAAATATTGTAGATTTAGTGAAAATACATTGTTAGATGGAGCAGATTTAGCTCAGAAAGAATCTAATCATTCTTTCACAAAAGGTGATACGCAATGTGATAAAGCAGCTATTAAAATAGGTTTTTCTATATATGATAAATATGTAAAAGGCAGTTTTATAAATGCTTATGATATATTATCATATATAGTTGGTAATGATCTTTTGAAATATTATTTTCAAAATGGAGAGTGTCCAGATGAATAA
- a CDS encoding ABC transporter substrate-binding protein produces the protein MSFKKLLLITALSVFAVLSLAGCKKAGNNNASSDADVLIIGGQNPETGPIADYGSKTVLGAQIAFEEINADGGVNGKKIKFAHYDSRGEKTDAVNLTRRLLKENSCAIIGEITSGSFLAMRELASDGGTVAISTGATAEHVTERRTGDGYEHIPFAFRNTLQDSDGALSLTKYLVHNKGFKKIALITSTNNEYSVGLSNFFRDAVKNAGGTVVIEQSINDGDTDVSAQITSIKNSDVDAVIFTGYYQEAARLLLAKQTQGLKAPLVGGDGFQSPDLWNIAGDAAVGAMFFTAFFAEIDSPNIQSFKAKMLAKGKEADTFSAQGYDAAYLLVEAMKAANVTDCSDASQRDAIRAKLMEIKDFEGITGKMSIDATGSAVKEPFLLEVVKKADGSFGTQNLN, from the coding sequence ATGTCTTTTAAAAAACTTTTATTAATAACAGCTTTATCTGTATTTGCAGTATTATCTCTTGCAGGCTGTAAAAAAGCGGGTAATAATAATGCTTCATCAGATGCTGATGTGTTAATAATAGGCGGTCAAAATCCTGAAACAGGACCTATTGCTGATTACGGCTCTAAAACTGTTTTAGGAGCACAAATTGCTTTTGAAGAAATTAATGCTGATGGCGGTGTAAATGGCAAAAAGATTAAATTTGCTCATTACGACAGCCGTGGTGAAAAAACTGATGCTGTAAACTTAACAAGGCGTCTTTTAAAAGAAAATTCTTGTGCTATTATTGGAGAAATTACATCAGGCAGTTTTCTTGCAATGAGAGAGCTTGCAAGTGACGGTGGCACAGTTGCAATTTCTACTGGTGCAACAGCAGAGCATGTTACAGAAAGAAGAACTGGAGATGGTTATGAGCATATTCCGTTTGCTTTTCGTAACACATTGCAAGATTCTGACGGTGCATTGAGTTTGACAAAATATTTAGTGCATAATAAAGGTTTTAAAAAAATTGCCCTTATTACATCTACTAATAATGAATATTCTGTCGGTCTTTCAAACTTTTTTAGAGATGCAGTTAAAAATGCAGGTGGCACAGTTGTAATTGAACAGTCAATTAATGACGGTGATACTGATGTTTCTGCACAAATCACTTCTATCAAAAACAGTGATGTGGATGCAGTAATATTTACAGGATATTATCAGGAAGCTGCACGACTTCTTTTAGCTAAGCAGACTCAAGGTTTAAAAGCTCCGCTTGTTGGTGGAGATGGTTTCCAGTCACCAGATTTGTGGAATATTGCAGGAGATGCAGCAGTTGGTGCTATGTTTTTTACTGCTTTTTTTGCTGAAATAGACAGCCCTAATATCCAGTCTTTTAAAGCTAAAATGCTTGCAAAAGGCAAAGAAGCAGATACATTTTCTGCACAAGGTTATGATGCTGCATACTTGCTTGTTGAAGCAATGAAAGCTGCTAATGTTACAGACTGTTCAGATGCTTCTCAAAGAGATGCAATAAGAGCAAAACTTATGGAAATAAAAGATTTTGAAGGCATCACTGGTAAAATGTCTATTGATGCAACAGGCAGTGCTGTAAAAGAGCCATTTCTTTTAGAAGTGGTTAAAAAAGCAGACGGCTCATTTGGCACTCAAAACTTAAATTAA
- a CDS encoding epoxyqueuosine reductase QueH gives MNILLHQCCGPCSIYPVITMQAQGHNITTYFFNHNIHPVQEYYKRMEGAVLVSRHYNIKCIVEDYYGLVEFLRQNVYHENERCKYCYERRLLKTAEKAKELRMDAFSSSLLYSKMQNHEVIKETAEKAAKKYNIPFYYYDFREGWQNGIDISKELEIYRQNYCGCIYSEEDRFLSQLSKKYAKKYEEINEYYESIK, from the coding sequence ATGAATATATTATTACATCAATGCTGCGGGCCATGCTCTATATATCCTGTTATTACCATGCAGGCTCAAGGGCATAATATTACAACTTATTTTTTTAACCATAATATACATCCTGTTCAGGAATATTATAAGCGTATGGAAGGAGCTGTGCTTGTTTCAAGACATTACAATATTAAATGTATAGTAGAAGATTATTATGGATTAGTAGAATTTTTACGCCAAAATGTTTATCATGAAAATGAACGCTGCAAATACTGTTATGAAAGAAGACTTTTAAAAACTGCAGAAAAAGCAAAAGAATTAAGAATGGACGCATTTTCATCAAGTCTTTTATACAGTAAAATGCAAAATCATGAAGTTATAAAAGAAACAGCAGAAAAAGCAGCAAAAAAATATAATATACCTTTTTATTATTATGATTTTAGAGAAGGCTGGCAGAATGGCATAGATATTTCAAAAGAACTTGAAATATACAGACAAAACTACTGTGGCTGTATATACAGCGAAGAAGACAGGTTTTTAAGCCAGCTTTCAAAAAAATATGCTAAAAAATATGAAGAAATTAATGAATATTATGAAAGTATTAAATAA
- the atpC gene encoding ATP synthase F1 subunit epsilon, whose protein sequence is MADKLFLELVSPEKLLVSSEVDNVFAVGLCGAFGLYPDHSPFCTELVPCVLTYAIGQETFKVIVSKGFLAVADNKVNVLVEKAVYVKDIDAAKIKAEYDVLSAELAGEIADNDIRREKETALKFCETALNN, encoded by the coding sequence ATGGCTGATAAATTGTTTCTTGAACTTGTTTCACCTGAAAAGTTACTTGTATCATCAGAGGTAGATAATGTTTTTGCTGTTGGGTTATGCGGTGCATTTGGTTTATATCCAGATCACTCCCCATTTTGCACAGAGTTAGTGCCTTGTGTGCTTACCTATGCAATAGGTCAAGAAACATTTAAGGTTATAGTATCTAAAGGGTTTCTTGCAGTAGCAGATAATAAAGTTAATGTATTAGTTGAAAAAGCAGTATATGTGAAAGACATTGATGCTGCAAAAATTAAAGCTGAGTATGATGTATTAAGTGCAGAGTTAGCTGGTGAAATAGCTGACAATGATATCCGCAGGGAAAAAGAAACTGCATTAAAATTCTGCGAAACAGCTTTAAATAATTAA
- a CDS encoding class II SORL domain-containing protein has protein sequence MSISNSIKTADFKAEKHVPVIKVVSRDGDTAVIEVSVGAEIAHPNTTEHFIAYIDLYYKGEAAIQHIGRAEFLAHGESAKGANQGALHTEPVALFKCKLTASGVLHAVSYCNIHGLWESELAI, from the coding sequence ATGTCTATATCTAACTCTATAAAAACAGCTGATTTTAAAGCAGAAAAACATGTACCAGTTATAAAAGTAGTAAGCCGTGATGGCGATACTGCAGTTATTGAAGTATCTGTTGGTGCTGAAATTGCACACCCAAATACTACTGAGCATTTTATTGCTTATATTGATTTATATTATAAAGGCGAAGCAGCTATTCAGCATATTGGCAGAGCAGAGTTTTTAGCTCATGGCGAATCTGCAAAAGGTGCAAATCAAGGTGCACTTCATACTGAACCTGTTGCATTATTTAAATGCAAACTTACTGCTTCTGGCGTTCTCCATGCTGTAAGCTACTGCAATATCCATGGCTTATGGGAATCAGAATTAGCAATCTAA
- a CDS encoding DHH family phosphoesterase — translation MQTLHISHNDLDGLGCGILIKKFMSGNIKTAYLGYDDIDRYIEDNYQYYDRIIITDVSPQYGTVEMLAGEKDVLIIDHHASSEALKDFHFTYHNITKCATLLTYEYLLKEGYKAEEYEEFARCVNDVDMWFLKREDSLKMSVLFNLMGITRMEERFLSTPYKCFTDTEKLLIKLEEERRDNYIKKAMRNIETLKDKDGLTFTVVFAESYASELGNYIISEDISDYVMLINAQSKKISLRSRKDVDIRHIAERNGGGGHKNAAAFSIKNETFDLDNLLKNTGVI, via the coding sequence ATGCAGACATTACATATTTCTCACAACGATTTAGACGGCTTAGGCTGTGGAATATTAATTAAAAAATTTATGTCTGGAAATATTAAAACAGCATATCTTGGCTATGATGATATAGACAGATATATTGAAGATAATTATCAATACTATGACAGGATTATAATAACAGATGTATCCCCGCAGTATGGCACTGTAGAAATGCTGGCTGGTGAGAAAGATGTATTAATTATTGACCATCATGCAAGCAGTGAAGCATTAAAAGATTTTCATTTTACATACCACAATATTACAAAATGTGCAACACTACTTACTTATGAATACCTTTTAAAAGAAGGTTATAAAGCAGAAGAATATGAAGAATTTGCCCGCTGTGTTAATGATGTTGATATGTGGTTTTTAAAGCGGGAAGACAGTTTAAAAATGAGTGTTCTTTTCAACCTTATGGGTATTACAAGGATGGAAGAACGCTTTTTATCTACTCCCTATAAATGCTTTACCGATACAGAAAAACTTCTTATTAAATTAGAAGAAGAAAGACGAGACAACTATATTAAAAAAGCTATGAGAAATATTGAAACTTTAAAAGATAAGGATGGTTTAACTTTTACAGTAGTTTTTGCAGAAAGTTATGCTTCAGAGCTTGGAAACTATATCATAAGTGAAGATATTTCTGATTATGTAATGCTTATAAATGCTCAGTCAAAAAAAATATCTCTCCGTTCAAGAAAAGATGTTGATATTCGCCATATTGCAGAAAGAAATGGCGGTGGCGGCCATAAAAATGCAGCTGCTTTTTCTATAAAAAATGAAACATTTGATTTAGATAATCTGCTGAAAAATACAGGTGTTATATAG
- a CDS encoding DUF1269 domain-containing protein: MSKLIVVSYDDELKAEQVRLDFLKMQKSYLVELEDAVVAVKKQDGKVKLRQMNNLTAFGALGGGFWGMLIGAIFLNPLLGFAIGGAAGAVSGALSDIGIDDNFMKQLAEQMKPGTSTLFILLHSDLSDKALAELKGTGGTIIQTSLASEDEEKLQKAISETGTEIK, translated from the coding sequence ATGAGTAAATTAATAGTTGTTTCTTATGATGATGAATTAAAAGCTGAACAGGTCAGGCTTGATTTTTTGAAAATGCAGAAAAGTTATCTTGTAGAATTAGAAGATGCTGTTGTTGCTGTAAAAAAACAAGATGGTAAAGTAAAACTTCGCCAGATGAATAATTTAACTGCATTTGGTGCATTAGGTGGTGGTTTCTGGGGTATGCTTATTGGTGCAATCTTTTTAAATCCACTGCTTGGGTTTGCAATAGGTGGTGCAGCTGGAGCAGTAAGCGGTGCATTAAGCGACATAGGTATAGATGATAATTTTATGAAACAGCTGGCAGAGCAAATGAAACCCGGCACATCTACACTTTTTATTCTTCTTCACTCTGATTTAAGCGATAAAGCATTAGCAGAGTTAAAAGGAACTGGTGGCACAATTATTCAAACATCTCTTGCAAGTGAAGATGAAGAAAAACTACAAAAAGCTATTTCAGAAACAGGAACTGAAATAAAATAA
- the yihA gene encoding ribosome biogenesis GTP-binding protein YihA/YsxC, giving the protein MNASFILSAAKPEQFIKSDLPEICFAGRSNVGKSSMINKILSRKNLVKVGNTPGKTRLVNFFNIGEKYIFTDLPGYGYAAVSKSERASWGKVIEYYFANRKNLALCVLLLDIRRVPNDDDMKMIAAMQSRNVPLIAVLTKSDKLSNNEKTKQIKIISEKTLISKENLIVFSAVTGTGKEQIWQEIEKITAI; this is encoded by the coding sequence ATGAATGCATCATTTATCTTATCTGCAGCAAAACCTGAGCAGTTTATAAAAAGTGATTTACCTGAAATATGCTTTGCAGGCAGAAGTAATGTAGGGAAATCATCAATGATTAATAAAATATTAAGCCGTAAAAATCTTGTAAAAGTAGGCAATACTCCGGGGAAAACAAGACTTGTAAATTTTTTTAATATTGGTGAAAAATATATTTTCACAGATTTACCGGGCTATGGATATGCTGCTGTTTCTAAATCAGAGCGAGCATCATGGGGAAAAGTAATAGAATATTATTTTGCTAATAGAAAAAACTTAGCCTTATGTGTGCTTCTTCTTGATATAAGGCGTGTTCCTAATGATGATGATATGAAAATGATAGCTGCTATGCAGTCAAGAAATGTTCCATTAATTGCAGTGCTGACAAAATCTGATAAACTATCAAATAATGAAAAAACAAAGCAGATAAAAATAATATCTGAAAAAACACTTATTTCAAAAGAAAATCTGATTGTTTTTTCCGCTGTTACAGGCACAGGGAAAGAGCAGATATGGCAAGAGATAGAAAAAATTACAGCTATTTAA
- a CDS encoding IS3 family transposase: MFKKAGSLNAVKGTESSTEKAQIITALRLYYSLDILLSVSNMKRSTYYYNVKKPAALDKYAEVKTSILEIYEKSNKTYGYPRISKVLEKLGYTYDRKTVYKLMKELKISSLIRVKKRYKQGRVSHICSNKLNRAFTSERPCLKWVTDVAEIKINNEKVYLSAIMDLYNREITAYSVSKYNNEEMVIDNLKQAIDKTKDTTGLMIHSDQGILYQANQFRKLLKENNIEQSMSRRGNCYDNAVMESFFATLKCELVYINKFKNIEQFKYELEKYIDFYNNYRIKANGLTPLQEKEIYLVA; this comes from the coding sequence ATATTTAAAAAAGCTGGAAGCCTTAATGCAGTCAAAGGAACAGAGAGTTCAACAGAAAAAGCACAAATAATAACTGCATTAAGGCTGTATTACAGTTTGGATATCCTGTTGTCTGTGAGTAATATGAAAAGAAGCACTTACTATTATAATGTTAAAAAGCCTGCTGCATTAGATAAATATGCAGAAGTCAAGACATCTATATTAGAAATATATGAAAAATCTAACAAGACTTATGGTTATCCAAGAATATCAAAGGTATTAGAGAAACTGGGTTATACTTATGACAGGAAGACAGTGTATAAATTGATGAAAGAACTAAAAATTTCATCACTAATCAGGGTTAAGAAAAGGTATAAACAAGGCAGAGTAAGTCATATATGCAGCAATAAATTAAACAGAGCCTTTACAAGTGAGAGACCATGTTTAAAATGGGTAACAGATGTGGCAGAGATAAAAATTAATAATGAAAAGGTGTATTTATCAGCAATAATGGATTTGTATAACAGAGAAATAACAGCATACAGTGTAAGCAAATATAATAATGAAGAAATGGTAATAGATAATTTAAAACAGGCAATAGATAAAACAAAAGATACAACAGGGTTAATGATACATTCAGACCAGGGTATATTATATCAGGCTAATCAATTTAGAAAGTTATTAAAGGAAAATAATATAGAGCAGAGTATGTCAAGGCGTGGCAACTGCTATGATAATGCTGTTATGGAAAGTTTCTTTGCTACTTTAAAATGTGAATTGGTTTATATTAACAAATTCAAAAATATAGAACAGTTTAAATATGAACTTGAAAAATATATTGATTTCTATAATAATTACAGAATAAAAGCTAATGGACTTACACCTTTACAGGAAAAAGAAATTTATTTAGTGGCTTAG
- a CDS encoding cytochrome b5 domain-containing protein, giving the protein MTKEQLKEFNGENGKPAYIGYKGKVYDLSKSDFWTGGRHMGRFQAGEDLTNSIDMSPHGEQNIFRFEEVDILEDGTTQETNTETVVPDSESMLSDMDKKMMAKRQWYKKNHPHPKIIHFSIGMFGMAFFVQVLAAVLGGKSGSFLAATSLVATAFGTLFLIPAIASGALSFYINYNGFANSILKKKMIGSVVLLITGVAAVLIGKMELTAAGHILGAGDTLVSFLKYNPLKSIYSIFTVINMAVVTFIASNGGKITWPQDKK; this is encoded by the coding sequence ATGACAAAAGAACAATTAAAAGAATTTAACGGTGAAAATGGTAAACCTGCATATATTGGATATAAAGGCAAAGTATATGACTTATCAAAAAGTGATTTCTGGACAGGCGGCAGACATATGGGTAGATTTCAAGCAGGAGAAGATTTAACAAACAGTATTGATATGAGCCCACATGGAGAACAAAATATTTTTCGTTTTGAAGAAGTTGACATATTAGAAGATGGCACAACTCAGGAAACAAATACTGAAACAGTTGTTCCTGATTCAGAAAGTATGCTTTCTGATATGGATAAAAAAATGATGGCAAAAAGACAGTGGTATAAAAAGAACCACCCACACCCAAAAATTATCCACTTCTCTATTGGTATGTTTGGTATGGCATTTTTTGTGCAGGTTCTTGCTGCTGTTCTAGGCGGCAAATCAGGCAGTTTCCTTGCAGCTACATCACTTGTGGCAACAGCATTTGGAACACTGTTTTTAATTCCTGCAATAGCTTCTGGTGCATTAAGTTTTTATATTAACTATAATGGCTTTGCAAACTCTATTCTGAAAAAGAAAATGATTGGCTCAGTAGTTTTATTAATCACTGGTGTTGCAGCAGTATTAATTGGTAAAATGGAGCTTACAGCTGCAGGTCATATTTTAGGTGCTGGGGATACACTTGTTTCATTTTTAAAATATAACCCATTAAAATCAATCTATTCTATTTTTACAGTTATAAATATGGCAGTTGTTACTTTTATTGCATCTAATGGTGGTAAAATAACTTGGCCGCAGGATAAAAAATAA
- the atpD gene encoding F0F1 ATP synthase subunit beta yields the protein MAENTGKILQIIGPVVDVQFSTGKLPEIYNALVIEDKAQKRSVICEVAQHLGEDMVRAVAMASTDGLVRGMEVSNTGKPISVPVGKEVLGRILNVVGEPVDNRGPINAGATRAIHQPTPALEDQETSVAILETGIKVIDLLEPYTKGGKTGLFGGAGVGKTVIIMELIHNIAHGHGGYSVFAGVGERTREGNDLFLEMTESNVIDKVSLVYGQMNESPGARMRVALSALSIAEHFRDEGQDVLLFVDNIFRFSQAGSEVSALLGRMPSAVGYQPTLGTEMGELQERITSTKKGSITSVQAVYVPADDLTDPAPATTFAHLDAKTVLSRAIAEIGIYPAVDPLDSTSRILDPAYVGEEHYHVARGVQAVLQRYKELQDIIAILGMEELSDDDKLTVARARKIQRFLSQPFHVAEQFTGAPGKYVSLKDTINGFKMILEGKCDEIPEQLFLMKGGIDEVLTAFEQSKQGK from the coding sequence ATGGCTGAAAATACAGGCAAAATCCTTCAAATTATCGGACCTGTTGTAGATGTTCAATTTTCTACTGGCAAACTGCCGGAAATCTACAACGCTCTTGTAATTGAAGATAAAGCTCAAAAAAGAAGTGTTATATGTGAAGTAGCACAGCACCTTGGTGAAGATATGGTTCGTGCTGTTGCGATGGCTTCTACTGATGGTTTAGTTAGAGGTATGGAAGTTTCTAATACTGGCAAACCTATATCTGTTCCAGTTGGTAAAGAAGTTCTTGGTCGTATATTAAATGTTGTTGGAGAACCTGTTGATAACAGAGGTCCAATCAATGCTGGTGCTACAAGAGCTATTCACCAGCCTACTCCAGCACTTGAAGATCAGGAAACAAGTGTTGCTATCCTTGAAACTGGTATTAAAGTAATTGACTTACTTGAGCCATATACTAAAGGTGGTAAAACTGGTCTTTTTGGTGGTGCAGGTGTTGGTAAAACAGTTATTATTATGGAGCTTATCCATAATATTGCTCATGGTCATGGTGGTTACTCAGTATTTGCGGGTGTTGGTGAAAGAACTCGTGAAGGTAATGACCTTTTTTTAGAAATGACAGAATCAAATGTTATAGATAAAGTTTCTCTTGTATATGGTCAGATGAATGAATCACCTGGTGCTCGTATGAGGGTTGCACTTTCTGCACTTTCTATTGCAGAGCATTTTAGAGATGAAGGTCAGGATGTATTATTATTTGTAGATAACATTTTCCGTTTCTCTCAAGCAGGTAGTGAAGTTTCTGCTCTTTTAGGTCGTATGCCGTCTGCTGTTGGTTATCAGCCAACATTAGGAACAGAAATGGGTGAATTACAAGAGCGTATTACATCAACTAAAAAAGGCTCCATTACATCAGTTCAAGCTGTATATGTGCCTGCTGATGACTTGACTGACCCAGCACCAGCAACAACATTTGCTCACCTTGATGCAAAAACAGTTCTTTCCCGTGCTATTGCAGAAATCGGTATTTATCCAGCAGTTGACCCACTTGATTCTACATCAAGAATATTGGACCCTGCCTATGTTGGTGAAGAACATTATCATGTTGCTCGTGGTGTTCAGGCAGTATTGCAGCGTTATAAAGAGTTGCAGGATATTATTGCAATATTAGGTATGGAAGAATTATCTGATGATGATAAATTAACTGTTGCAAGAGCAAGAAAAATCCAAAGATTTTTATCTCAGCCTTTCCATGTTGCAGAACAGTTTACTGGTGCACCTGGTAAATATGTATCATTAAAAGACACTATTAATGGCTTTAAAATGATATTAGAAGGAAAATGCGATGAAATACCTGAGCAGTTATTCCTTATGAAAGGCGGAATTGATGAAGTTTTAACTGCTTTTGAGCAGTCTAAACAAGGAAAATAA
- a CDS encoding phospholipase D-like domain-containing protein — translation MARDRKNYSYLISILKIISPVLFALFILIANIISKSDLQEGSFKILNDNEYIASFISDTAKAEKSIICALFMYKIDNYNINNLEEPVPLITSAFINAAKRNVNVTIIFEKSSDKDDLSNKYNTNTAAYLEKYGIKVLFDNESKKLHAKLCLIDDKIIYTGSHNFTYSAMKRNSENSVRIVSYDEAEKIKEYFTKIQE, via the coding sequence ATGGCAAGAGATAGAAAAAATTACAGCTATTTAATTAGTATATTAAAAATTATCTCCCCTGTTCTTTTTGCACTTTTTATCCTTATTGCAAATATTATTTCAAAATCTGATTTGCAGGAAGGTTCTTTTAAAATATTAAATGATAATGAATACATCGCTTCTTTCATATCAGATACAGCAAAAGCAGAAAAAAGTATTATATGTGCTTTATTTATGTATAAAATAGATAACTATAATATTAACAATTTGGAAGAGCCTGTGCCACTGATTACTTCTGCATTTATTAATGCAGCAAAAAGAAATGTAAATGTTACTATAATTTTTGAAAAATCAAGTGATAAAGATGACTTGTCAAACAAATATAACACAAATACTGCAGCATATTTAGAAAAATATGGTATAAAAGTCTTATTTGATAATGAAAGTAAAAAACTGCATGCAAAACTATGCTTAATTGATGATAAAATTATTTATACAGGCAGTCATAATTTTACATACAGTGCTATGAAAAGAAACAGTGAAAATTCTGTTAGAATAGTATCTTATGATGAAGCAGAAAAAATAAAAGAATATTTTACAAAAATACAAGAATAG